ACCTTTCGTCTGCTTTCTCGGGAACCTTTTGCAAGATATCGAGCAGCACATGGTCAGTGCCGATGCCTTCGGCTTGAGCTTCGAAGTTGAGTATGACGCGGTGCCGCATCGCCGGCAAATAGACTCGACGCACGTCTTCAAAGCTCACATTATAGCGACCTTCCAACAGCGCCCGCACTTTCGCGGCCAATGCCAGCGTTTGCGCGCCGCGCGGGCTGGCGCCCCAGCGGAGATATTGATTCGCGATCGGCAAAGCAAATGGGCCTTCGGGGTGCGTGGCGAGCGTCAGCCGCACGACGTAGTCTTGCACATGCTTGGCCAAAATCACGTCGCGCACGAACTGCTGCCATTGGAGGATTTCGTCCCCATCCATCACGTTTTGCGGCTCGATGACTTCGCCTCGGGTGGTGCGATCGATCACGGTGGCTAACTCATCGCGCGTCGAATAGCCGACGACGAGCTTGAACAAGAAGCGGTCGAGTTGGGCTTCGGGAAGCGGATACGTTCCTTCTTGCTCGATCGGGTTTTGCGTCGCCAGCACAAAGAACGGCTGTTGCAAATGGTACACCTGCCCGGCCACCGTGATGGAAAACTCTTGCATCGTCTCGAGCATGGCCGATTGCGTTTTTGGCGTGGCGCGGTTGATTTCGTCCGCCAGGCAAATCTGGGTGAAGATAGGGCCTTTCTGGAACTCGAAAAACCGCTTGCCATCCGGGCCTTCCATCACCATGTTTGTGCCGAGAATGTCGGCCGGCATCAGGTCGGGGGTAAACTGAATTCGAGAGAAATGCAGATCGAGTGTCTTGGCGAGCGTGCGAACCAGCAGCGTCTTGCCCAGTCCAGGAACGCCTTCCAGCAAGCAGTGGCCGCCAACGAACAGACACGTGAGCACCCCGTGAACGATTT
This Pirellulales bacterium DNA region includes the following protein-coding sequences:
- a CDS encoding MoxR family ATPase, with the translated sequence MSLGEEMQQRAEQFRARYSAVREQVGRVIVGHDEIVHGVLTCLFVGGHCLLEGVPGLGKTLLVRTLAKTLDLHFSRIQFTPDLMPADILGTNMVMEGPDGKRFFEFQKGPIFTQICLADEINRATPKTQSAMLETMQEFSITVAGQVYHLQQPFFVLATQNPIEQEGTYPLPEAQLDRFLFKLVVGYSTRDELATVIDRTTRGEVIEPQNVMDGDEILQWQQFVRDVILAKHVQDYVVRLTLATHPEGPFALPIANQYLRWGASPRGAQTLALAAKVRALLEGRYNVSFEDVRRVYLPAMRHRVILNFEAQAEGIGTDHVLLDILQKVPEKADERSALPNQGAVK